Proteins encoded in a region of the Sander lucioperca isolate FBNREF2018 chromosome 4, SLUC_FBN_1.2, whole genome shotgun sequence genome:
- the stox2a gene encoding storkhead-box protein 2 isoform X2, protein MKKNRSSNLRRAWPNSELTERPLEHNLSRSEKDIRVQKQQHLPPPPAPHFSPSPPSYRAPGDVSPISMSPISQSQFIPLGEILCLAISAMNSAHKPVNQEALVEHLTASFPGVPTPSSEVLRHTLNMLVRERKIYPTPEGYFIVTPQTYFITPSLIRTNNKWYHLDDRLQERQPQQSQQQQQQQQQQQQQQQQQQPQQCTSPQSGNVTPSTPGCLRERPPRKNHNDSYNSYREDLSRLHSSKSPKEHRGDSHQSKPPKDHNGGEPLPSMSAKEHRGEPPSYPYPPLPTLPTSPPVQQPPPQEPAADKSKSITSFPYKSDTLTKKKEGSSGEKQSKRFGLRLFRLSFKKDKMRHLATFSAQFPPEEWPLRDEEVPITPIPREVEMEIIRRINPDLTVENVARHTAVMKRLEEERTQKNKAVSSAQHSARSRRGRGHRRAPHGKSRSHSKPRTSRGDPSEGSNWDLLFMERDYRFFSHSLVRSPREAMYTVERRRSGGATYLVHSNPNITESYCPVTPEWDVSGELAKRRTEMPFPEPSRGTCQSRVQRSHSHNQDRKSRHERSDQAKERSRSMDNSLKGPSLGAPEDFEPTLEERSHYYTDDGTLRATQKSSHYSRIMFSAAKFHSDFNVPDLGKGSLDESRIRSTMERNKSRDSLPSYNELMGLSPKPSTDEYFQCNTSNETILTAPSPQAKSEYDTLTSSGGLRKGSPADRQTPHLTSPHTMEYKEDLSAAKGQNGSVRLTPSQTPEPVQNARLTPHQHNVDPGGGGGGMVIKRKEIFSKDTLFKPPHNALPTGYVDSSYTKSGTLRKASHAKSTEALDNPEPQQPSNSATSSASPAVLQGCLEPTVPSASFDYYNVSDDEEEEEAEEDSHKELATAEDNKEHGEVGGNGGGSGGGGEGTMQWLLEREKDHDLQRKLETNLTLLSPKETENSSSQKSAHSARLDSMDSSSVTVDSGFNSPRTRESLASNTSSIVESNRRQNPALSPGHIGTSSIGLPFSFRAIPEPPTTQPEKLQKSSNCLASITSV, encoded by the exons ATGAAGAAGAACCGCAGCAGCAATCTGCGGCGGGCCTGGCCCAACTCGGAGCTTACCGAGCGCCCGCTGGAGCACAATCTCTCCCGTAGTGAGAAAGACATCCGTGTGCAGAAGCAGCAGCatcttcctccccctcctgcTCCTCATTTTTCTCCGTCCCCGCCAAGTTATCGTGCGCCAG GTGACGTGTCGCCGATCAGTATGTCACCTATCAGCCAGTCACAGTTCATCCCGCTGGGTGAAATCTTGTGCCTGGCCATCTCTGCTATGAACTCTGCCCACAAGCCTGTCAACCAGGAGGCTCTGGTGGAGCACCTCACTGCCAGCTTCCCAG GCGTGCCTACACCCAGCTCAGAGGTTCTGCGACATACCCTGAACATGCTGGTGCGAGAGAGGAAGATCTACCCAACTCCAGAGGGCTACTTCATTGTCACCCCACAGACCTACTTTATCACTCCTTCCCTCATCAGAACCAACAACAAGTGGTATCACCTGGATGATCGGCTGCAAGAGCGCCAACCGCAAcagtcacaacaacaacaacaacaacaacaacaacagcagcagcagcagcagcagcagcaacctcAGCAATGCACTTCGCCTCAGTCTGGCAACGTAACACCATCCACACCTGGCTGCCTGAGAGAGAGGCCTCCTCGAAAGAATCACAATGACTCATACAACTCCTATCGCGAAGACTTGTCCAGACTTCACAGTAGTAAGTCACCAAAGGAGCATAGGGGAGATTCTCATCAAAGTAAGCCCCCCAAGGATCACAATGGCGGGGAACCTCTACCAAGCATGTCAGCCAAGGAGCACCGAGGAGAACCGCCGTCATACCCTTATCCCCCTCTTCCCACTCTTCCTACTTCCCCTCCTGTCCAGCAACCGCCGCCTCAAGAGCCTGCTGCTGATAAGAGCAAAAGCATCACTTCTTTCCCTTATAAAAGTGACACTCTGAccaaaaagaaagaaggaagtagtGGTGAGAAACAATCCAAAAGGTTCGGTCTCAGGCTCTTCAGGCTGAGTTTCAAGAAGGACAAAATGAGGCATCTGGCCACCTTCTCAGCCCAGTTCCCCCCAGAGGAGTGGCCTCTTCGTGACGAGGAAGTGCCAATCACGCCCATTCCCCGCGAGGTGGAGATGGAGATAATCCGTCGAATCAACCCTGACCTAACAGTGGAGAATGTGGCAAGGCACACGGCTGTGATGAAGAGGCTGGAGGAGGAGCGTACTCAGAAGAACAAGGCAGTGTCTTCAGCCCAGCACAGTGCACGCAGCAGGAGGGGGAGGGGCCACAGGAGGGCCCCACATGGTAAGTCCCGCTCACATAGCAAGCCCCGAACCTCCAGGGGAGACCCATCTGAGGGTTCAAACTGGGACCTTTTGTTCATGGAAAGGGATTACCGCTTCTTTAGCCACTCGTTAGTTCGATCACCTCGGGAGGCCATGTACACCGTGGAGCGCAGGCGAAGTGGAGGCGCAACATATCTGGTCCATAGCAACCCCAACATTACTGAATCGTACTGCCCTGTTACCCCTGAGTGGGACGTGTCTGGTGAGCTAGCGAAGAGACGGACAGAGATGCCCTTCCCAGAGCCGTCTCGCGGGACGTGCCAGTCCAGAGTGCAAAGAAGTCACAGTCACAATCAGGACAGGAAGTCGCGTCACGAGAGGTCAGATCAAGCCAAGGAACGCTCTCGGTCCATGGACAACTCCCTCAAGGGCCCGTCACTGGGGGCGCCAGAAGACTTTGAACCCACTCTTGAGGAGCGTAGTCATTACTACACTGATGACGGCACCCTGCGCGCCACACAGAAGTCCTCCCACTACTCAAGGATCATGTTCTCTGCTGCTAAATTCCACTCTGATTTTAATGTGCCTGATTTGGGGAAAGGGAGTTTGGACGAGTCAAGGATCCGGAGTACAATGGAGAGGAACAAAAGCAGAGACAGCTTGCCATCGTACAATGAGCTAATGGGACTTTCTCCTAAGCCCTCGACAGATGAGTACTTCCAGTGCAATACGTCAAATGAAACAATCCTAACTGCCCCTTCGCCTCAGGCAAAATCAGAATATGACACATTAACCTCATCAGGGGGACTCCGAAAGGGCTCTCCGGCTGACCGCCAAACGCCTCACCTCACCTCTCCTCACACGATGGAGTACAAAGAGGACTTGTCGGCAGCAAAGGGACAGAATGGCTCAGTGCGACTGACGCCAAGCCAGACGCCAGAGCCGGTGCAAAATGCCCGTTTGACGCCACACCAACACAACGTAGATCCCGGAGGGGGAGGAGGTGGTATGGTGATCAAGAGGAAAGAGATCTTCAGCAAGGACACTTTGTTCAAACCTCCACACAATGCCTTGCCCACAGGCTACGTGGACAGCAGCTACACCAAGTCCGGCACATTGCGGAAAGCCTCACATGCCAAATCAACAGAGGCCCTAGACAATCCTGAGCCCCAGCAGCCTTCCAATTCAGCCACTTCCTCAGCGTCACCGGCAGTTTTACAGGGCTGCTTAGAGCCAACAGTCCCCTCCGCCTCTTTTGACTATTATAATGTATCagatgatgaggaagaggaagaggcagaggaggacTCGCACAAAGAGTTGGCGACGGCAGAGGACAACAAAGAACACGGGGAAGTGGGTGGTAACGGTGGAggcagtggtggtggtggggaggGAACCATGCAGTGGCTACTGGAGCGGGAGAAGGATCATGATCTGCAGCGGAAACTGGAGACCAATCTGACCTTACTTAGCCCCAAGGAGACGGAGAACAGCAGCAGCCAGAAGTCGGCCCACTCTGCCCGTTTGGACAGCATGGACAGCAGCAGTGTCACGGTGGACAGTGGATTCAACTCCCCCAG GACGCGTGAAAGCCTTGCATCCAACACATCCAGCATAGTGGAAAGCAATAGACGGCAGAATCCAGCGCTGAGCCCCGGCCACATCGGCACCAGCAGTATCGGACTGCCATTCAGCTTTCGCGCCATCCCAGAACCCCCCACCACACAGCCTGAGAAACTCCAGAAGTCATCGAACTGCCTGGCCTCCATCACCAGCGTCTGA